The Centroberyx gerrardi isolate f3 chromosome 19, fCenGer3.hap1.cur.20231027, whole genome shotgun sequence genome has a segment encoding these proteins:
- the mrpl36 gene encoding large ribosomal subunit protein bL36m, with product MNKASFDTMAPLLLKHLVSSLTRQVAQVTRFTLSSSSPAASVSRCLSTLTAAPSRLLLSSARANSIQPPSSVSSAQCGASLLGRCQHLPCVQPSAGMKTKSALKRRCKDCFIVRRRGRLFVFCKTNPRHKQRQG from the exons ATGAACAAGGCAA gCTTTGACACCATGGCACCCCTCCTGTTGAAGCACCTGGTCAGTTCCCTGACTCGCCAAGTGGCCCAGGTGACCCGTTTCACTCTGAGCTCCTCCTCACCTGCAGCCAGTGTTTCCAGATGTCTCTCCACCCTCACTGCAGCGCCCAGCAGACTGCTGCTGTCATCAGCCAGAGCAAACTCCATCCAGCCCCCCTCATCTGTATCCTCTGCCCAGTGCGGAGCATCCCTGCTGGGACGGTGTCAGCATCTTCCCTGTGTCCAGCCCTCCGCAGGGATGAAGACCAAGTCGGCCCTGAAAAGACGCTGCAAAGACTGTTTCATTGTTCGACGGAGGGGACGTTTGTTTGTGTTCTGCAAGACAAACCCAAGACACAAGCAGAGGCAGGGATAA